From the Dehalococcoidia bacterium genome, one window contains:
- a CDS encoding CoA transferase, whose protein sequence is MNLNARKTVPNNAKRSTLPLAEIRVADFSWLAAGPLATRFLATMGAEVVRVESRKRVDQLRQIGPYPDGIHGINRSPHFNLLNYSKLSMTLDLSTPRGADMARRLVMVSDVVVENFAAGVLERLGLGWEDVRRSRPDIVYLSSSGLGRAGPAKHYVAYGMTLHAFSGVTHATGYAGQPPRPLSGTWADPVTAVTMAYAILAALHHRRRTGQGQYIDLAMSDAMLAITPEQVIKCSLTGRVPERSGNFEEIAVPHNTYRCRGDDSWVAIAVRDEAEWHVFCRATGHREWAADSRFADAYARRCNEAEMDRAITAWTREHTARDVTERLQKVGVAAFPCLTAMDVIQDPQLRARDFFVTVNHPEVGERPVLGHPWRMSSMKTPNYEPAPLLGQHSAYVLRDVLGLPTDEAQRLVDEKVVY, encoded by the coding sequence ATGAACCTCAACGCGAGGAAGACCGTGCCAAACAATGCGAAACGCTCAACCCTCCCCCTGGCAGAAATACGTGTCGCGGACTTCAGCTGGCTTGCCGCCGGGCCGCTCGCCACTCGCTTTCTGGCCACGATGGGCGCCGAAGTGGTCCGCGTGGAGAGCCGGAAGCGCGTGGACCAGCTCAGACAAATAGGGCCGTACCCGGACGGCATCCACGGCATCAATAGGTCGCCCCACTTCAATCTGCTCAACTACTCCAAGTTGAGCATGACGTTGGACCTGAGCACGCCGCGCGGAGCGGACATGGCCCGCCGCCTGGTAATGGTCAGCGACGTGGTTGTGGAGAACTTCGCGGCGGGGGTACTGGAGCGCTTGGGCCTCGGATGGGAGGACGTGCGCCGCAGCCGCCCTGACATCGTTTATCTCAGCAGCTCGGGGCTGGGGAGAGCAGGTCCCGCCAAGCATTACGTCGCTTACGGCATGACCCTGCACGCCTTCAGCGGCGTCACCCACGCCACGGGCTACGCGGGCCAGCCTCCCCGACCTCTGAGCGGCACCTGGGCCGACCCTGTCACGGCGGTCACGATGGCCTACGCCATTCTGGCCGCGCTGCACCACAGGCGGCGCACAGGCCAGGGCCAATACATTGACCTGGCCATGAGCGACGCGATGCTGGCCATCACGCCGGAGCAGGTGATCAAGTGTAGCTTGACAGGACGCGTTCCTGAGCGCAGCGGCAATTTCGAGGAGATAGCGGTCCCGCACAACACCTATCGCTGCCGGGGCGACGACTCCTGGGTCGCAATCGCGGTGCGCGACGAGGCGGAATGGCACGTGTTCTGCCGCGCCACCGGCCATCGCGAGTGGGCCGCCGACTCTCGCTTCGCCGACGCCTACGCCCGCCGTTGCAACGAGGCAGAGATGGACAGAGCGATAACGGCATGGACAAGGGAACACACCGCGCGGGATGTCACCGAGAGGCTCCAGAAGGTGGGTGTGGCGGCATTCCCCTGTCTGACAGCGATGGACGTCATCCAGGACCCGCAGCTCCGGGCGCGCGACTTCTTCGTGACCGTGAACCACCCGGAGGTGGGCGAGCGCCCCGTCCTGGGCCATCCGTGGCGCATGAGCAGCATGAAGACCCCCAACTACGAGCCCGCGCCGCTCCTTGGACAGCACAGCGCTTACGTGTTGCGCGACGTGCTGGGGTTGCCCACCGACGAGGCGCAGCGCCTGGTTGACGAGAAGGTCGTGTACTAG
- a CDS encoding non-canonical purine NTP pyrophosphatase, with amino-acid sequence MPSEQPQDVLLATTNPAKAAKLAWALAGLGLSLRTLRDIPPALEPEETGVTFEENARIKAACWSRRADCLAMASDGGAAIPVLGERWNALQTRRNAGEHATDEERIQRLLDMMQPCHGQERRIYWTEALAVAERGRALASWRADGDEGYLAERYDPARRRIPGFWVASLFYYPRFGKCYAELSPVELAQVDTSWRTLKERAQAWFKDRWHT; translated from the coding sequence ATGCCTTCGGAGCAACCTCAGGACGTTCTCTTAGCCACCACGAATCCCGCCAAGGCCGCCAAGCTCGCGTGGGCGCTGGCGGGTCTCGGCCTGTCGCTGCGCACGCTGCGCGACATACCGCCCGCGCTGGAGCCAGAGGAGACGGGCGTCACCTTCGAGGAGAACGCACGCATCAAGGCGGCCTGCTGGTCGCGCCGGGCGGACTGCCTGGCGATGGCGAGCGACGGCGGCGCCGCCATCCCGGTCCTGGGCGAGCGGTGGAACGCGCTCCAGACGCGCCGCAACGCGGGCGAGCACGCCACCGACGAGGAGCGCATCCAGCGCCTTCTGGACATGATGCAGCCCTGTCACGGCCAGGAACGTCGTATCTACTGGACGGAGGCCCTCGCCGTCGCCGAGCGCGGGCGCGCGCTGGCGTCCTGGCGGGCGGACGGCGACGAAGGCTATCTGGCCGAGCGCTACGATCCCGCGCGACGGCGCATCCCCGGCTTCTGGGTCGCCAGCTTGTTCTACTACCCCAGGTTCGGAAAGTGCTACGCCGAGCTATCGCCGGTAGAGCTTGCGCAGGTGGACACGAGCTGGCGCACGCTGAAGGAACGGGCGCAGGCGTGGTTCAAAGACAGATGGCACACATAA
- a CDS encoding CoA transferase: MPDALSDLRVIELAQFIAGPYAAKLLADLGADVIKVEPPRSGDVSRRHGPFPDDVPHPDRSGLFFYLNTNKRGLALDIATPTGASILGQLLRTADILITDHTSAEARRLGLTFSSLRRLNPRLIVTSITYFGWTGPYRSYRGSDLVAWQASGKGYYTPEGITDPERENPLKAGGHQADFMGGVNAAAATLSAVYQRWLTGKGQHVDQSVREAVATTFFAFPMNYFYGAPLPSRLTESAGAVGAAMGLIECSNGLLQLSMLADHQWQGFVKAMGEPEWTKDQRFRKGTSRARNWVALREYVEQWTKARTKEEVTRLAQAQRVPAMPVNNAADILASDHLRQRGSLVEFSYPQAGTVRLPGPAYKLSATPVTWRRPPPRLGEHTAEILGEMGYSRDDVVRLYRSGVV; encoded by the coding sequence ATGCCTGACGCCCTCTCAGACTTGCGAGTCATCGAACTCGCACAGTTCATAGCCGGCCCCTACGCCGCCAAGCTGCTGGCCGACCTTGGAGCTGACGTCATCAAGGTGGAGCCGCCGCGTTCGGGCGACGTCTCCCGGCGCCACGGGCCGTTCCCCGACGACGTGCCGCACCCTGACCGCAGCGGCCTGTTCTTTTACCTGAACACGAACAAGCGCGGGCTTGCCCTGGACATCGCAACGCCAACGGGAGCCAGCATCCTTGGCCAGCTCTTGCGCACGGCGGACATTCTCATCACCGACCACACGTCCGCCGAGGCGCGGCGACTGGGTCTCACCTTCAGCAGCCTCCGCAGGCTCAATCCGCGCCTCATCGTCACATCCATCACGTATTTCGGATGGACCGGCCCGTACAGGAGCTACCGCGGCTCCGACCTTGTGGCGTGGCAGGCCAGCGGGAAGGGCTACTACACGCCGGAGGGCATCACCGACCCCGAACGAGAGAACCCGCTGAAGGCGGGCGGACACCAGGCGGATTTCATGGGTGGGGTCAACGCCGCCGCCGCCACCCTCTCCGCGGTGTACCAGCGGTGGCTCACCGGCAAGGGGCAGCATGTGGACCAATCCGTTCGCGAGGCTGTCGCGACAACCTTCTTCGCGTTCCCCATGAACTACTTCTACGGCGCGCCGCTGCCCTCGCGTCTCACTGAGTCGGCGGGAGCGGTCGGCGCCGCCATGGGCCTGATCGAATGTTCCAACGGCCTGCTTCAGCTTTCCATGCTGGCGGACCACCAGTGGCAGGGGTTCGTGAAGGCCATGGGCGAGCCCGAGTGGACGAAGGACCAGCGCTTCCGGAAGGGGACGAGCAGGGCGAGAAACTGGGTTGCCCTGCGAGAATATGTCGAGCAGTGGACGAAAGCCAGAACGAAGGAGGAGGTGACCCGCCTCGCCCAGGCCCAGCGGGTGCCCGCCATGCCCGTCAACAACGCCGCGGACATCCTCGCCTCAGACCACCTTCGGCAGCGCGGCTCCCTCGTGGAGTTCTCGTATCCCCAAGCGGGGACTGTGCGTCTCCCCGGCCCAGCGTACAAACTCTCCGCCACGCCTGTGACGTGGCGCAGGCCACCGCCGCGCCTCGGCGAACATACCGCGGAGATACTGGGAGAAATGGGCTATTCCCGCGACGATGTCGTCCGGCTCTACCGGAGTGGCGTTGTATGA
- a CDS encoding DUF5668 domain-containing protein, translating into MSFRRALFGLFFVAVGALWLLDTLGIIALRARDLWSIAAPLFLVLIGLSLLLRWGGHARKQ; encoded by the coding sequence ATGAGCTTCCGGAGAGCCCTCTTCGGCCTGTTCTTCGTGGCGGTCGGCGCCCTCTGGCTCCTGGATACACTGGGGATCATTGCGCTGAGGGCAAGGGACCTGTGGAGCATCGCGGCGCCCCTCTTCTTGGTCCTCATTGGACTGTCGTTGCTGCTCCGATGGGGCGGACACGCGCGCAAGCAGTAG
- the liaF gene encoding cell wall-active antibiotics response protein LiaF — translation MWTILFGLYFLALGGILALHNLGVFSLRENNGWGVAWALLLVVLGVGIMARGGARRIWRCEHGHGRAAGDVRIGDSPFDLKEATYEIGMGRLTVDLTRATVASGEATARAHAGMGSLQVLLPEALAVDINAAVGIGDLHVLEQTAQGFGRELHVTSPDYAQAERRVRLDLDVGIGEIVVRRAGEPPAG, via the coding sequence ATGTGGACGATTCTGTTCGGCCTGTACTTCCTCGCGCTGGGCGGCATCCTGGCGCTGCACAACCTGGGCGTCTTCTCGCTGCGGGAGAACAATGGTTGGGGTGTCGCATGGGCGCTGCTGCTTGTCGTGCTGGGCGTCGGCATCATGGCCCGCGGCGGGGCGCGGCGGATCTGGCGATGCGAGCACGGGCATGGCCGCGCGGCGGGGGACGTGCGCATAGGCGACTCTCCCTTTGACCTGAAGGAGGCGACGTACGAGATTGGCATGGGGCGTCTGACGGTGGACCTGACGCGCGCCACGGTCGCGTCCGGTGAGGCGACGGCGCGGGCGCACGCGGGCATGGGTTCTCTTCAGGTGCTTCTGCCCGAAGCGTTGGCGGTGGACATCAACGCCGCTGTAGGCATCGGCGATCTGCACGTCCTTGAGCAGACGGCGCAGGGATTTGGCCGCGAGCTGCACGTGACGTCGCCGGACTACGCCCAGGCGGAGCGGCGCGTGCGCCTCGACCTGGACGTGGGCATCGGCGAGATTGTGGTGCGCCGCGCGGGAGAGCCGCCCGCGGGCTAG
- the typA gene encoding translational GTPase TypA, whose protein sequence is MALTTRTDIRNVAIIAHVDHGKTTLVDGLLRQSHIFRSNEQVGDLIMDSNALEREKGITILAKNTAIVYKGIKINIIDTPGHADFSGEVERVVNMADGALLLVDSAEGVMPQTRYVLKKAFERKLKLIVVINKMDRPDCRYQEVLAQTQDLFLELATDMDQLDFPVLYAVGREGRASLAPEDPGRDLTPLFEAILSFVPPPRVDLEGPAQMLATTLDYDSHKGQIAIGRVFRGRLRADTPVAHIRRDGRIIPAKLTYIFTFHGLKRTEVQEVAAGDIVAVGGIQDIAIGDTIADAAHPEALPVIEISPPTIKMTFSVNASSFAGREGRFCTSRQLRDRLFRELRTNVSLRVQETDSPDQFLVAGRGELHLAVLIETMRREGYEFEVSQPEVITRVVNGEVHEPVEQVVVEVPEAHVGTVSEMLGPRRARMTDMKPDGRGHVRMEFLAPSRGIIGFRSSFLTAVRGEGTVAATFADYEPWYGEIPHRRGGVLVAAEAGEAVGFGIANAQERGKLFVDPGTAVYEGMVVGEHARDTDLVVNVCKEKKQTNMRASSADIAVKLVPPVRLSLEQYLEFMAGDELLEVTPQNIRLRKKALTLKERLRAKSAARSAS, encoded by the coding sequence TTGGCGCTGACAACGCGAACTGACATACGCAACGTGGCGATCATCGCACACGTTGATCACGGCAAGACCACCCTGGTGGACGGCCTGCTCAGGCAGTCCCACATCTTCCGCTCGAACGAGCAGGTGGGCGATCTCATCATGGACAGCAACGCCCTGGAGCGGGAGAAGGGCATCACCATCCTGGCCAAGAACACGGCCATCGTGTACAAGGGCATCAAAATCAACATTATAGACACGCCCGGCCACGCTGACTTCAGCGGCGAGGTGGAGCGCGTTGTAAACATGGCGGACGGCGCTCTGCTTCTGGTGGATTCGGCCGAGGGCGTCATGCCTCAGACCCGCTACGTGCTGAAGAAGGCCTTTGAGCGGAAGCTGAAGCTCATTGTCGTTATCAACAAGATGGATAGGCCGGACTGCCGCTACCAGGAGGTGCTGGCCCAGACCCAGGACCTCTTCCTGGAGCTGGCCACGGACATGGACCAGCTGGACTTCCCTGTCCTTTACGCCGTGGGGCGTGAGGGGCGCGCCAGCCTCGCGCCCGAGGACCCTGGCCGCGACCTGACGCCGCTCTTTGAAGCGATACTCTCCTTCGTTCCTCCGCCGCGCGTGGACCTGGAGGGGCCCGCCCAGATGCTGGCGACCACGCTGGACTACGACAGCCACAAGGGCCAGATAGCTATCGGTCGAGTCTTCCGCGGACGCCTGCGCGCGGACACGCCCGTGGCCCACATCAGGCGGGACGGGCGAATCATCCCGGCCAAGCTGACGTATATTTTCACCTTCCACGGGCTGAAGCGCACGGAGGTCCAGGAGGTGGCGGCGGGCGATATTGTGGCCGTGGGGGGCATACAGGACATCGCTATTGGCGACACCATCGCGGACGCGGCCCATCCTGAAGCGCTGCCCGTCATTGAGATCAGCCCTCCGACCATCAAGATGACCTTCAGCGTGAACGCGTCGTCCTTCGCCGGGCGCGAGGGACGCTTTTGCACATCTCGGCAGCTCAGGGACCGCCTCTTCCGCGAACTGCGGACCAACGTGAGTCTGCGTGTCCAGGAAACGGACAGCCCGGACCAGTTTCTTGTCGCTGGCCGCGGCGAGCTTCACCTTGCAGTGCTCATTGAGACCATGCGCCGCGAGGGGTACGAGTTCGAAGTGTCCCAGCCGGAGGTCATCACGCGCGTGGTGAACGGCGAGGTGCACGAACCCGTGGAGCAGGTGGTGGTGGAGGTCCCGGAAGCGCACGTGGGCACGGTCTCGGAGATGCTTGGCCCGCGCCGCGCCCGCATGACCGACATGAAACCTGATGGTAGGGGACATGTGCGCATGGAGTTCCTTGCGCCGTCCCGCGGAATCATAGGGTTCCGCAGCTCTTTCCTCACCGCCGTCAGGGGCGAGGGGACGGTGGCGGCGACGTTCGCCGACTACGAGCCGTGGTACGGGGAGATACCGCATCGCCGCGGTGGCGTGCTCGTGGCCGCCGAGGCGGGTGAAGCGGTAGGCTTCGGCATTGCCAACGCGCAGGAGCGAGGCAAGTTGTTCGTGGACCCGGGCACGGCGGTCTATGAGGGCATGGTGGTGGGCGAGCATGCCCGCGACACCGACCTCGTGGTCAACGTGTGCAAAGAGAAGAAGCAGACCAACATGCGCGCGTCCAGCGCTGATATCGCCGTGAAGCTCGTGCCGCCCGTTCGCCTGAGTCTGGAGCAGTATCTGGAGTTCATGGCGGGGGACGAACTGCTGGAGGTCACGCCCCAGAACATTCGTCTGCGCAAGAAGGCCCTGACGCTCAAGGAACGACTCCGGGCCAAGTCCGCAGCCAGGTCCGCTTCTTAG